ACCGGTCATATTTCCTTTCGCCTTCTGTACCTTACGGTATTTTACTCTTTTTGGCTGTAACATTTTTAATTTCTAATTTTAAAAATTATTTTCTTCTACGAGGTTGTTGACGTTTAGATCTATCACCACCACCTTTATTACCGCCTTGTTTTTTAGACAAGCCAACTAATGGAGACAATTCTCTTTTACCATATACCTCACCCTTCATAATCCATACTTTAACACCTAGTCTTCCGTATTGAGTATGAGCTTCAACAAGTGCATAATCAATATCAGCTCTAAAAGTAGAAAGAGGAATTCTTCCTTCTTTATAATGCTCTGAACGTGCCATTTCAGCTCCGTTTAAACGACCTGAAATTTGAATTTTAATTCCTTCAGCATTCATACGCATTGTAGCTTGAATAGCCATCTTAGTAGCTCTCTTGTAAGAAATTCTATTTTCGATTTGACGAGCAACACTAACTGCAACTAATTTTGCGTCTAATTCTGGACGTTTAATCTCAAAAATATTAATTTGAACTTCTTTACCTGTAATTTTTTTAAGCTCTTCTTTTAACTTGTCTACCTCTTGACCTCCTTTACCAATAATGATACCTGGACGTGCAGTAGTGATAGTAACGGTTACAAGTTTTAAAGTACGCTCTATAATTACTCTTGATACACTTGCTTTAAATAATCTAGCATTTACATACTGTCTTATTTTATAATCTTCAGCTAATTTATCTCCGTAGTCATTACCACCGTACCAGTTAGATTCCCAACCTCTGATGATTCCTAAACGATTCCCTATTGGATTTGTTTTTTGTCCCATTTCTACTTTAATTAATTGCTTAAATTTTTACTACCTAACTCTAAAGTAACGTGATTAGAACGCTTACGTATTCTATGAGCACGCCCTTGTGGAGCTGGTCTTAATCTCTTTAACATTCCTGCGCTATCAACACAAATCGTTTTTACAAAT
The nucleotide sequence above comes from Polaribacter butkevichii. Encoded proteins:
- the rpsC gene encoding 30S ribosomal protein S3 — protein: MGQKTNPIGNRLGIIRGWESNWYGGNDYGDKLAEDYKIRQYVNARLFKASVSRVIIERTLKLVTVTITTARPGIIIGKGGQEVDKLKEELKKITGKEVQINIFEIKRPELDAKLVAVSVARQIENRISYKRATKMAIQATMRMNAEGIKIQISGRLNGAEMARSEHYKEGRIPLSTFRADIDYALVEAHTQYGRLGVKVWIMKGEVYGKRELSPLVGLSKKQGGNKGGGDRSKRQQPRRRK